Genomic segment of Sebastes umbrosus isolate fSebUmb1 chromosome 22, fSebUmb1.pri, whole genome shotgun sequence:
accagtaacaccagtaccACCAGTAACCCcgttaacaccagtaacaccagtaccACCAGTAACCCCGTTAACACCAGTGGTGTAATTGCAGGTGAAACCAGACGTCGGTGACTGAAGCAGCAGACAGACGGACATCGTGAGTTTCTTTATTCACAGGTTTAACAGCGTCGTGTTGCAGTGAGATGAGAGATGAATGTTAATAAAGAAACACTGAACTACCACAGatgatattttaataatacattcCTTCCAGTGTAAATACATCATCATGATATTTATTAATACTGGCAGTAAATTCAAGGACACCTCAAGCAGATGTTTCTGTAACGGATTCAACACATCTGGACACGTTCTCAGGTTTAGTTGATCTAAACTctgatgtgtctgtgtgaagGTTAACGGAATCAAACAGAAAGATTTGTCAACATGTTGTTCTTCCATGTTATTTATACAGATTCCAGTGTGTGCAGACGTGCATTATGTAGATATACTGAACACTTATTAATACTTTATCATGTAATAATTATGGCTCACAACGGAAATATACTTTTTTAGAGCACACTCGTTATTATCTCGTAAGAACAAAAGATCAAAAATCAAGACTAGAACTACACGAGTATCTAGAACTACACGAGTATCTAGAACTCCGTTTCTCTGCTCCTGACCTTTGGAAACGTATTGAAATGTAACAAACCATTAAAACAGTGCGATAATATTCATTAAATATACTTGGAGATCTCGCTAAAATAAAACGTGTTTCATCACATCAACGTCTCAAACTAATCAACAAcgaggacgatgacatcaccgGTTCAATTAGTCGAGgccatagaaatagaaaactagaacggacattcccattcaactcaacgtagcaggatggtcagagcggcggACGTTGGGAtcgttgtagcgggctaacttCCGTATAAAATAAACCGACTTACAGCAAGTGGCGGACTCACTGAGGAGAAGTTTGACAGTAGTAACGTTTCAAAGCACAGAgagtgtgaaaatgtttttcacatttgtaaCTACTTGGTTTGGAGCATAAATATGAATACAGTCTTTTAAATTGGTTTTAAATAAATGCTGTCAAATGAAATGCGAAGCAGCTTCTCGTTCACTTTATGTAGCtgctttgcattttattttgaaatgccgTGGACTACAGTCTGATGTTGCCTAGTAACAGTGAAGAAGAGCAAAGGAAGTGATGTGATGTTCAGAAGCCGTTGTGGGCGAACCACTGCGCCCTGGCGACCACGTCGTTGGCGAAGTCTTCGTTTGGCGTCACGCTGTCCAGGTCCTCGTACGCCAGATGCCTGACTCGGTCATCGCCGGCGATGTAACAAGCCAGCGCTCCTGAAACACAGCGGGGCGTTCGTCAGTTTCCCAGAACACCTTTCACCGACTCCAGCAGACACAAACGCCGTCGCAGGACTTACAGGGACGTGTTCTACATATTTCAAAGCGATCCCACGTTGAGGATCCGTGTCTTTACCTTTGAGCTGCTGCTCTTTGTTCCAGTTCTTCTTATCCCTCCTCATGGTCTTGACCTGCTGGATGAAGATGGTGACGCCCTCGTCCACGTGCTCCTTGCTAAACGCCGTTCCCTTCACAGCGTGGTAGTTTTTATTGATCTGCAGCAGAAGGACAGTTTAACTCATGTTTCCTGTTCTTTATGGCGTTAGGAGTCAGACATCACCTGCATGAGGCCGAAGCAGTTGTTGTCGCTCTGTCCGAAGCCGTCGACCTTCAGTAGGGTTCCAGCATGAGACTGTCGGGAGATGATGGCGGCGATCAGAGCGGGGGCGACGCCAAGTCTGCAGGAGACACCATCACAGTCAGCGTGACTTTAATATGATGTCATAAATACAGCTAACACCTCACAacctagtttcatataataagataagagtccagtattattatattatatagagATATTAGGTTTCATATCTGGAGTCATCAGATCAACGAAATACTGAAGTTCAGCTGCAGTTTATCAACCAACAGAGTTCAGCTTCACCTGCACAATGACAGACACTAAACTACCacaaagatgcaaaacgactacaaagatgcaaaacaactacaaagacacaaaactaccacaaagatgcaaaacaaccacaaagatgcaaaacaactacaaagagacgctaagcgactacaaagagacacaaactaCAAACAATGCAGCCGTTGTTGTTGCAGCATAGTTGGGATGTTTCaatacaaacaaacatctgGTGCAATCTGAGCTTTATGTTggctatattattataataatatactcatatattattataataataatatactcatatattattattattataataataataatatactcatatattattattataaaaataatataaaaataataataataatatatgactatataataataataatatatgactatataataataataatatatgagtatattattataataataatataataataataatattattattattaataatatatgagtatattattattacaataatataataataataatatgagtaTATAATGTTGGTACATACGACTGTCCCTGGCTGATGATGGTGTCTTTGTAGTCCAGCATCTTCTTCAGGTCTCTCTCTGCCAGCCTGTTGGAGGCTTCAACTCCTGAAACAGTTTATAATGACAGACCATAATATCCCGTCATGTCACCATGGTTACCGTGTCCTGAACACAGGGAGGTAAATGGAGCTTTTAATGAACTGACCTCTGCAGCTCAGCTGGTTGACCATCGCTGTCTTTTCAGAAGCTCTGGTTGTCTCCACCCTGCTGATGTCTCCGTACTCTGAAACACATCACCGTCCATCACCGTCCATCACCATCCATCACCGTCCATCACCGTCCATCACCGTCCATCACCGTCCATCACCGTCCACCACCGTCCATCACCATCCATCACCGTCCATCACCATCCATCATCACTGTCCACCACCATCCATCACCGTCCATCACCATCCATCATCACTGTCCACCACCATCCATCACCGTCCATCACCGTCCATCATCACTGTCCACCACCATCCATCACCGTCCATCACCATCCATCATCACTGTCCACCACCATCCATCACCGTCCATCACCATCCATCATCACTGTCCACCACCATCCATCACCGTCCATCACCGTCCATCACCATCCATCATCACTGTCCACCACCATCCATCACCGTCCATCACCGTCCACCACCATCCATCACCGTCCATCACTGTCCATCACCGTCCATCACCATCCATCACCGTCCATCACCATCCACCACCGTCCATCACCGTCCATCACCATCCATCACCGTCCATCACCGTCCATCACCTCGTCTCTAATGAGCTCTACTCTGTATTCTACTTCTCTTCTCTTTACtcgttgtctctctctctgagactGAACCGTCAATGTGTCTGATTActgaacaacacaaacacaaagactcaCCTCCCAGCAGCGGCTCatctgaggacacagagacaacgTTCATCACATTTATCATCTATTAAAGTCTATCACGATGCAGTAAATACTGTACGATGAAACTCTGAAGACATTCAGACGGACGAGTCACAAACGGGTTTAATCGCAGCTGCAAACAAAGATGGCCGACAGACTCACGTTCTTCACCTTCTCGTCGTCCATCTCTCTCCCGTGTGACCAGCGCGACGCACATcactgaaaaacacagacaggaagtcagacatgCTAACTAGCGacctgctaactgctaactagcGATAAAGAAGAACAAACCTCTCAGGCGCTGCACCGACGATCGCAGCTTCTCGATCGTCCTGACCGGAACGATAAACACCACGACGGAGACGACAACACAAACCAGCACGAAGGCGGCGCCGCCGACCAGCACCAGACACCGGCCCAGTCCTTCCTGCGAGGGATCCAACTCATCTAGAAGACAGTCAGAGAAAACTACATTACCCACAGTGCACCTCTCCCTCCGACAGCTGTGTGCTAGATTGTGGTGTGTTATgctagttagcagctaatgtagcctgcagcagtatatatatatatatatatatatatatatatatatatatatatactaaccctaaccctagtatatatatatatatatatatatatatatatactggaaaaacaaagttttgaaacttgtgtttggtggattatttctctgttgtatcaatgctaatggtgatgctaatgctaatggtcattgtattctacatggttgaaagcctgtttatttaccttcacaatgatgtcacacttgtaaggatcatgcatttgtgggatgagcagcacagctgatgatgtggggagcgcccaagaacaatgttccaaaatgctccgtcaatggtaaacagtgtattctcctgttggtgttgactcttgttgtgagttgtttggtggatgattgaactctctatcagtaacaaggaacaaacaagacatattgattgattgaatccaccgtcaggagcctcagtagcggtggaagatccatacgcagccaacagcctggcacctcctcctcatgctggtcaccaacctggtcacacgttgctgtgggatggcgttccattcctcaaccaggattggttgcaggtcagccagcgtggttgtgttggtcactctaacacgtacagcacgcccaagctgatcccacatgttgaattgggttgaggtgtggactcttggaggccgttccattctctctcctcccacattgtggaggtagtctgtgataaccctggctctgtgggggggggcgttgtttcttggaggatgaagttaggtgccagattgtggagatatgggatcaccactggctgcagaatctcatcccgatatctccctgcattgagatggccttcaatgatgacaagccttgttttgccagtgagggagatgcccccccccacaccatgacactgcccccaccaaaagctgttactccatcggttcaacaatcagcagagcgttctccacgtcgtctccatactttgacctgccatccaactttaacagacagaacctggactcatcactgaacatgacattcccccacatgttcaggttccattgtctgtgttgttgacaccagcgccaacgggcctgacggtgaagggcagtcactgcaggcttcctggtagccttatgagaatacactgtttaccattgatggagcattttggaacattgttcttgggcgctccccacatcatcagctgtgctgctcatcccacaaatacatgatccttacaagttggacatcattgtgaaggtaaagaaacaggctttccaacaatgtaaaatacaatgaccattaacattgatacaacagagaaataatccaccaaacacaagtttcagaactttgtttttccagtatatatacacactttatatatatacatatatatatatatgtatatatacagtttatttatatatatatatatagtttatttatataaacatatatatatacatatacatacatatatatatatttatatgcatatatacatatatacatatatatatatatacatatatatactgtatacatatacatatactgtacactgtatacttttactttagtaaaaagTCTTCAGTTAAAATATACttcaagtatcaaaagtaaaagtacatattaTGCAgaacaatatatattatattatgtattatataatagttattgatgtattaatgtgttcatgtaaaacaagtacttttactttaatactttaagtacatgtaGCTGGTAATACTAACATGCTTTTACTTCAGTAGCattttaaatgcagtacttttatttgtaattgagtattttttaaataatgtattaGTACTTCTTAAGTAACAGATCTGAATCCTTCGTCCAGCGCtgataaaagataaaagtagtagttgtaaccatgacaaccagtgtttataaaaacatgttagtttattaatattaatattagaaTATGTACCTGAGATATGAAGCGTGTCCTCATTGGCCAGACTCGTTCCAGGTATTTCTACTCTACAGGTCACAgttctacttcctgtcagcgtCGCtgtgacagaagaagaagaacgagaCGACTTCAGTACCAGTGACAGTAGTCAGAACACTGAGACATGCCCCAAAGCATCATGGGACTTGTGGTTCCCAAACTGAAAGTAAACTCACCTGCAGCTGCTGCCACGTTGACGACGGCGCTGACCGAGAACAGGCGGTCCGGTCGGACTGTAGACCCGGTCTGAGCAGCCAGGACGGTTCTGTCGGAGTCCAGCAGGGAGACCACCGGCTCCAGACTCCAACCGCCGGACTCACACCGGACCAGCAGCTGGTTGGCTGAAGTCCGTCTCACAGAGAGGGTCACCTGAGACACCTGAGCTGCACACGAAGACACCTGTTAGAGCCgtatatttcagagccgtggtcggggccatagactctaacttactgatatttcagagccgtggtcggggccatagactCTAACTCACTGATAtctcagagccatggtcggggccatagactctaacttactgatatttcagagccgtggtcggggccatagattctaacttactgatatttcagagccgtggtcggggccatagactCTAACTCACTGATAtctcagagccatggtcggggccatagattctaactcacAGATAtctcagagccgtggtcggggccatagattctaacttactgatatctcagagccgtggtcggggccatagattctaacttactgatatctcagagccgtggtcggggccatagattctaacttactgatatttcagagccgtggtcggggccatagattctaacttactgatatctcagagccgtggtcggggccatatattctaacttactgatatttcagagtcgtggtcggggccatagattctaacttactgatatctCAGAGCCGTGGTCAGGGCCATaaattctaacttactgatatttcagagccgtggtcggggccatagattctaacttactgatatttcagagccgtggtcggggccatagattctaacttcctgatgtttcagagccgtggtcggggccatagattctaacttactgatatctCAGAGCCGTGGtcagggccatagattctaacttactgatatttcagagccgtggtcggggccatagactCTAACTCACTGATAtctcagagccatggtcggggccataga
This window contains:
- the LOC119481763 gene encoding uncharacterized protein LOC119481763 isoform X1, giving the protein MKRTGCSFFFFCCCCFLRSASGKPLQTASPGRVFAAVGGDVVLPCRLTTSVQPSGVTAVDWSRVDDPSPLTVHVVRDGKELVKEKAPEYLGRTAILEDGSLKLLDVQRRDSGSYRCVLLRDSSVEDEVFVSLSVAQVSQVTLSVRRTSANQLLVRCESGGWSLEPVVSLLDSDRTVLAAQTGSTVRPDRLFSVSAVVNVAAAAATLTGSRTVTCRVEIPGTSLANEDTLHISDELDPSQEGLGRCLVLVGGAAFVLVCVVVSVVVFIVPVRTIEKLRSSVQRLRVMCVALVTRERDGRREGEEHEPLLGEYGDISRVETTRASEKTAMVNQLSCRGVEASNRLAERDLKKMLDYKDTIISQGQSLGVAPALIAAIISRQSHAGTLLKVDGFGQSDNNCFGLMQINKNYHAVKGTAFSKEHVDEGVTIFIQQVKTMRRDKKNWNKEQQLKGALACYIAGDDRVRHLAYEDLDSVTPNEDFANDVVARAQWFAHNGF
- the LOC119481763 gene encoding butyrophilin-like protein 3 isoform X2, which codes for MKRTGCSFFFFCCCCFLRSASGKPLQTASPGRVFAAVGGDVVLPCRLTTSVQPSGVTAVDWSRVDDPSPLTVHVVRDGKELVKEKAPEYLGRTAILEDGSLKLLDVQRRDSGSYRCVLLRDSSVEDEVFVSLSVAQVSQVTLSVRRTSANQLLVRCESGGWSLEPVVSLLDSDRTVLAAQTGSTVRPDRLFSVSAVVNVAAAAATLTGSRTVTCRVEIPGTSLANEDTLHISDELDPSQEGLGRCLVLVGGAAFVLVCVVVSVVVFIVPVRTIEKLRSSVQRLRVMCVALVTRERDGRREDEPLLGEYGDISRVETTRASEKTAMVNQLSCRGVEASNRLAERDLKKMLDYKDTIISQGQSLGVAPALIAAIISRQSHAGTLLKVDGFGQSDNNCFGLMQINKNYHAVKGTAFSKEHVDEGVTIFIQQVKTMRRDKKNWNKEQQLKGALACYIAGDDRVRHLAYEDLDSVTPNEDFANDVVARAQWFAHNGF
- the LOC119481763 gene encoding uncharacterized protein LOC119481763 isoform X3, which codes for MSNGGTAAATAQVSQVTLSVRRTSANQLLVRCESGGWSLEPVVSLLDSDRTVLAAQTGSTVRPDRLFSVSAVVNVAAAAATLTGSRTVTCRVEIPGTSLANEDTLHISDELDPSQEGLGRCLVLVGGAAFVLVCVVVSVVVFIVPVRTIEKLRSSVQRLRVMCVALVTRERDGRREGEEHEPLLGEYGDISRVETTRASEKTAMVNQLSCRGVEASNRLAERDLKKMLDYKDTIISQGQSLGVAPALIAAIISRQSHAGTLLKVDGFGQSDNNCFGLMQINKNYHAVKGTAFSKEHVDEGVTIFIQQVKTMRRDKKNWNKEQQLKGALACYIAGDDRVRHLAYEDLDSVTPNEDFANDVVARAQWFAHNGF